A stretch of Mya arenaria isolate MELC-2E11 chromosome 14, ASM2691426v1 DNA encodes these proteins:
- the LOC128216286 gene encoding uncharacterized protein LOC128216286, producing the protein MGRNVTGGAALRARNVIADAGIMGRNVTDGAALRARNVIGGAALRARNVTGGAALRARNVTGGTALRTRNVTDDAALRARNVTDDAALRARNVTGGAALRARNVTGGAALRARNVTGGTALRARNVTAGAALRARNVTAGAALRARNVTDGAALRARNVTAGAALRARNVVVVQH; encoded by the coding sequence ATGGGACGTAATGTCACTGGTGGTGCAGCATTAAGGGCTCGTAATGTCATTGCTGATGCAGGAATTATGGGGCGTAATGTCACTGATGGTGCAGCATTAAGGGCTCGTAACGTCATTGGTGGGGCAGCATTAAGGGCTCGTAATGTCACTGGTGGTGCAGCATTAAGGGCTCGTAATGTCACTGGTGGTACAGCATTAAGAACTCGTAATGTCACTGATGATGCAGCATTAAGGGCTCGTAATGTCACTGATGATGCAGCATTAAGGGCTCGTAATGTCACTGGTGGTGCAGCATTAAGGGCTCGTAATGTCACTGGTGGTGCAGCATTAAGGGCTCGTAATGTCACTGGTGGTACAGCATTAAGGGCTCGTAATGTCACTGCTGGTGCAGCATTAAGGGCTCGTAATGTCACTGCTGGTGCAGCATTAAGGGCTCGTAATGTCACTGATGGTGCAGCATTGAGGGCTCGTAATGTCACTGCTGGTGCAGCATTAAGAGCTCGTAATGTTGTGGTGGTGCAGCATTAA
- the LOC128217328 gene encoding uncharacterized protein LOC128217328: MVSDIENYLSFIQVSMKSVEEESLTNINELRKFKHEIIQLLDKRENELLEEIDRKKRESETLLNEMKANCLDMKTATEKLKAELQAKEVNNNQLFVSGTRAIKELVGLQSSLDDIRRRDKVPHSKFSRDPATGQLLYSNTAVGRVDQVASDLADQQKQPQRPGESTSAVGQQGRQQQKEQQPRQLETMQQQQKHMQGVSQKAHFSSRADLSQAKFSRQPDISVNTSGDRRECCLTNMTLLTGDRLILVDHMNCSLKLVDTKNNKLVSQVKLPSKPWDLCHLPGDMAAVTLPWMKKIQFVSIQGNVTLQDVVKVDGECRGIDFCDDNLIVSFTNPPKVVLMNMKGKVKKSVDRDSSGKPLFSCPLYLTVTRESQTHPVIFVSNRFTNTITKLSISLEVLQSYQDPTLEYPRDLAAIGDNQLLVCGEGSNNILLLETLTGKITQLLGIEGPYSVAYCSLRKMLFVTCYANDRPDSVNFVKVFNLV, from the exons ATGGTCAGTGACATTGAGAACTATTTATCGTTCATACAGGTGAGCATGAAATCAGTTGAAGAGGAAAGTCTTACCAATATAAATGAGCTTCGAAAATTCAAACATGAGATCATCCAGTTATTGGATAAGAGGGAGAACGAGTTATTGGAAGAAATTGATCGGAAGAAACGGGAATCCGAGACGCTGCTAAACGAAATGAAAGCAAACTGTCTAGACATGAAAACTGCCACTGAGAAGCTCAAGGCCGAGCTACAAGCTAAGGAGGTCAACAACAACCAGCTGTTTGTATCTGGAACAAGGGCGATCAAGGAGTTAGTCGGTCTGCAGTCATCACTTGATGACATCAGGAGAAGGGATAAAGTTCCACACTCCAAATTCAGTAGGGACCCAGCAACGGGACAGCTGCTGTACTCAAACACAGCAGTTGGCAGAGTGGACCAGGTGGCGTCAGATTTGGCAGACCAGCAGAAACAACCTCAGCGGCCAG GCGAATCAACTTCGGCGGTAGGGCAGCAAGGACGACAACAACAAAAGGAGCAGCAGCCTCGGCAACTAGAGACGAtgcagcaacaacaaaaacacatgcaaGGTGTATCACAGAAAG CCCACTTCAGCAGCAGAGCAGACCTAAGCCAGGCCAAGTTCAGCAGGCAGCCTGACATTTCAGTGAATACATCAGGTGATAGAAGGGAATGCTGCCTAACCAATATGACCCTCCTGACCGGGGACAGGCTCATACTGGTAGATCACATGAATTGCTCGTTGAAGCTGGTGGACACCAAGAATAACAAGCTGGTGTCCCAGGTGAAACTGCCAAGTAAGCCTTGGGACCTGTGTCACCTGCCCGGGGATATGGCAGCCGTCACTCTGCCTTGGATGAAGAAGATACAATTCGTTTCTATACAGGGAAATGTCACGCTACAGGATGTTGTTAAAGTAGATGGAGAATGTCGTGGAATAGATTTCTGTGATGACAACTTGATAGTGTCCTTTACCAACCCACCTAAGGTTGTGTTGATGAACATGAAGGGAAAGGTGAAGAAGAGTGTGGACAGAGACAGCAGTggaaaacctttgttttcgtGTCCCTTATATCTGACAGTGACCAGGGAGAGCCAAACTCATCCAGTCATATTTGTCTCAAACAGGTTCACCAACACCATAACCAAGCTGAGCATCTCACTAGAGGTGCTCCAGTCGTACCAGGACCCGACACTGGAATACCCACGTGATCTGGCAGCCATTGGGGACAACCAGCTGCTCGTGTGTGGGGAGGGCAGTAACAACATCCTATTACTGGAAACGCTCACCGGCAAGATAACCCAGCTGTTGGGGATAGAGGGTCCATACAGTGTGGCTTACTGTTCACTGAGGAAGATGTTGTTTGTCACCTGCTATGCCAATGACAGACCTGATTCGGTTAATTTCGTAAAAGTATTCAACTTAGTATAG
- the LOC128217326 gene encoding E3 ubiquitin-protein ligase TRIM33-like, with product MDAVPGRIEPEATGSSHDHTYCQPCAEDGKRILPDAFCTVCKEFLCSTCARVHRNMKLTKSHVLQDKSSMPSSFHAESEDETFTETCQFHANEFIKYYCPNHEALLCGESVVDYKEHRSCEVKKISQLAKQYKEGAEYKSLKTGIVQMVSDIENYLSFIQANMKSVEEESLTNINELRKFRHEINQLLDKREKELLEEIDRKKREYETLLNEMKANCLDMKTATEKLKAELQAKEVNNNQLFVSGTRAIKELVGLQSSLDDIRRRGKVPHSKFSRDPATGQLLYSNTAIGRVDQVASDLADQQKQPQRPGESTSAVEQQGRQQQKEQQPRQLETLQQQQKHMQGVSQKGLLSAHLSSRADLSQAKFSRQPDISVNTSGDRSDCLLFNMTLLTGDRLVLVDQTNCSLKLVDTKNNKLVSQVKLPSKPWDLCHLPGDMAAVTLPLMKNIQFVSTQGNLTLQEVVEVDGQCYGIDFCDDNLIVSFSRPDKVVLMDMKGKVKKSVDKDSSGKPLFKYPNYLTVTRESRTPVIYVSDCGTNTITKLSISIEVLQSYQDPILKNKRGLAVVGDNQLLMCGWGSYNILLLDMLTGKITQLLGKEEGIEWPQSVAYCSLKKMLFVTCNYYGKPDLNNFVKVFNLV from the exons ATGGATGCAGTTCCAGGGAGAATCGAGCCCGAGGCTACAGGGTCGTCCCATGACCACACTTATTGTCAGCCATGTGCTGAAGATGGGAAGAGAATCCTTCCTGATGCCTTCTGTACCGTCTGCAAGGAGTTTTTGTGTTCCACTTGCGCCCGAGTACACAGGAACATGAAGCTGACCAAGAGCCACGTCCTCCAGGACAAGAGCAGTATGCCTTCCTCATTCCATGCTGAAAGTGAGGATGAGACGTTTACAGAGACATGTCAGTTCCATGCGAATGAGTTTATAAAGTATTACTGTCCCAACCATGAAGCACTTCTGTGTGGAGAAAGCGTAGTTGATTATAAAGAACATCGCTCTTGTGAAGTAAAGAAAATTTCTCAATTGGCAAAACAATACAAAGAGGGTGCAGAATACAAAAGTCTGAAAACAGGTATTGTGCAGATGGTCAGTGacattgaaaactatttatCGTTCATACAAGCGAACATGAAATCAGTTGAAGAGGAAAGTCTTACCAATATTAATGAGCTTCGAAAATTCAGACATGAGATCAACCAGTTATTGGATAAGAGGGAGAAAGAGTTACTGGAAGAAATTGATCGGAAGAAACGGGAATACGAGACGCTGCTAAATGAAATGAAAGCAAACTGTCTAGACATGAAAACTGCCACTGAGAAGCTCAAGGCCGAGCTACAAGCTAAGGAGGTCAACAACAACCAGCTGTTTGTATCTGGAACAAGGGCGATCAAAGAGTTAGTCGGTCTCCAGTCATCACTTGATGACATCAGGAGAAGGGGTAAAGTTCCACACTCCAAATTCAGTAGGGACCCAGCAACGGGACAGCTTCTGTACTCAAACACAGCAATTGGCAGAGTTGACCAGGTGGCGTCAGATTTGGCAGACCAGCAGAAACAACCTCAGCGGCCAG GCGAATCAACTTCAGCGGTAGAGCAGCAAGGACGACAACAACAAAAGGAGCAGCAGCCTCGGCAACTAGAGACGTtgcagcaacaacaaaaacacatgcaaGGTGTATCACAGAAAG GTTTACTCTCAGCCCACTTGAGCAGCAGAGCAGACCTAAGCCAGGCCAAGTTCAGCAGGCAGCCTGACATTTCAGTGAATACATCAGGTGATAGAAGTGACTGCTTGCTATTCAATATGACCCTCCTGACCGGGGACAGGCTCGTACTGGTAGATCAAACTAATTGCTCGTTGAAGCTGGTGGACACCAAGAATAACAAGCTGGTGTCCCAGGTGAAACTGCCAAGTAAGCCTTGGGACCTGTGTCACCTGCCCGGGGATATGGCAGCCGTCACTCTACCTTTGATGAAGAACATACAATTCGTATCTACTCAGGGAAATTTAACACTACAGGAAGTTGTTGAAGTCGATGGACAGTGTTATGGAATAGATTTCTGTGATGACAACTTGATAGTGTCCTTCTCCCGCCCAGATAAGGTTGTGTTGATGGACATGAAAGGAAAGGTAAAGAAGAGTGTGGACAAAGACAGCAGTGGAAAACCTTTGTTTAAGTATCCCAACTATCTGACAGTGACCAGGGAGAGCCGAACTCCCGTCATATATGTCTCGGACTGCGGCACCAACACCATAACCAAGCTGAGCATCTCAATAGAGGTCCTCCAGTCGTACCAAGACCCGATACTGAAAAACAAACGTGGTCTTGCAGTCGTGGGAGACAACCAGCTGCTCATGTGTGGGTGGGGCAGTTACAACATCCTGTTACTGGACATGCTCACCGGCAAGATTACCCAACTGCTGGGGAAGGAAGAGGGGATAGAGTGGCCACAGAGTGTGGCTTACTGTTCACTGAAGAAGATGTTGTTTGTCACCTGCAATTACTATGGCAAACCTGATTTGAATAATTTCGTAAAAGTATTCAACTTAGTATAG